One candidate division KSB1 bacterium genomic region harbors:
- a CDS encoding outer membrane beta-barrel protein, protein MENSLETGAWALQFQISRNFTLSRFEGSVISAKRHFSDKKSLRFGLSLNASISDAEQNSKQFTSDTLRQILTADSDSDVQNIELNVQYLFYPSPEKEINLFLGVGPMVGFNRSNSETGSERGTPNPVESTSQRTSKRWSLGISANLGAEWFATKNISFLAEYGLSLNYIWVKDSRTDKTAGIVTEAENKSKILNLSATSVKFGLSVYF, encoded by the coding sequence ATGGAGAACTCGCTTGAAACAGGAGCCTGGGCATTACAATTTCAAATTAGCCGAAACTTTACATTGAGTCGATTCGAGGGAAGTGTCATTTCCGCAAAGCGCCATTTTTCAGATAAAAAATCTTTACGATTCGGCTTAAGTTTAAATGCTTCAATTTCAGATGCTGAACAGAACTCAAAGCAGTTTACTTCGGATACCCTGCGTCAGATTTTGACAGCCGATTCAGATAGTGACGTTCAGAATATTGAACTCAACGTCCAATATCTATTCTATCCATCTCCGGAAAAAGAAATCAACCTTTTTCTTGGAGTTGGTCCAATGGTTGGTTTTAATCGCAGTAACTCCGAAACTGGTTCAGAAAGAGGAACCCCAAATCCTGTTGAATCTACATCGCAAAGGACGAGCAAACGATGGTCCCTTGGAATATCAGCCAACTTAGGCGCGGAATGGTTTGCAACAAAAAATATTAGTTTTCTGGCCGAATACGGATTGTCTTTGAATTACATTTGGGTAAAAGATAGCAGGACAGACAAGACTGCAGGTATAGTAACTGAAGCCGAAAACAAAAGTAAAATTCTCAACTTAAGTGCTACATCTGTAAAGTTTGGGTTGTCGGTTTATTTCTAA
- a CDS encoding glycine--tRNA ligase encodes MSKNLTEKAMNKLVALCKRRGFIFQSSEIYGGLDSSYDYGPLGVELKNNIKEFWWQSMVQTREDIVGLDSAILMHPKIWEASGHVEGFNDPMIDCKNCKRRFREDDETIKDRCPVCGGELTEARQFNLMFKTHMGAVAEDASVVYLRPETAQGIYVNYVNVMQSSRQRIPFGIAQIGKAFRNEITPRNFIFRTREFEQMEMQFFVKPGSDGEWFEYWKEQRINWYDDLGIKKENLRFREHGKDELAHYAAAAFDIEYEFPFGWKELEGIHNRTDFDLKRHTEYSGKDLQYFDDATRERFTPYIIETSAGCDRTLLTCLVDAYDEEELEKDSRTVLRLSPKIAPIKAGIFPLVKKDGMPEIAHKITDDLKKHMPVFYDEGGAVGRRYRRQDEAGTPFCITVDSQTLEDNTVTVRERDSMQQDRVADDKLLEFLKERI; translated from the coding sequence ATGAGCAAAAATCTAACTGAAAAAGCAATGAACAAACTCGTGGCGCTCTGCAAGCGACGCGGCTTCATTTTTCAATCCAGCGAAATCTATGGCGGCCTGGACAGCTCATACGATTACGGACCTTTGGGCGTGGAGCTGAAAAACAACATCAAGGAGTTCTGGTGGCAAAGCATGGTGCAGACCCGCGAGGATATCGTTGGCCTCGATTCGGCGATTTTGATGCACCCGAAAATCTGGGAGGCCTCCGGACACGTAGAAGGCTTCAACGATCCGATGATCGACTGCAAAAACTGCAAGCGCCGGTTTCGCGAAGACGACGAAACCATTAAAGATAGGTGCCCGGTCTGTGGTGGCGAGCTTACAGAGGCCCGGCAGTTCAACCTGATGTTCAAAACTCACATGGGTGCGGTTGCGGAAGATGCTTCAGTTGTTTACTTGAGACCTGAAACCGCCCAGGGTATTTATGTCAACTACGTCAATGTTATGCAGTCTTCCCGGCAGAGGATTCCCTTTGGCATCGCTCAGATCGGCAAGGCCTTTCGCAACGAAATCACGCCGCGCAATTTTATTTTTCGTACCCGGGAATTCGAGCAGATGGAGATGCAGTTTTTTGTCAAACCAGGCTCAGATGGTGAGTGGTTTGAATACTGGAAAGAACAGCGAATTAACTGGTACGATGACCTCGGCATCAAAAAAGAAAACTTGCGATTTCGCGAGCACGGCAAAGATGAACTCGCCCATTACGCAGCGGCAGCATTTGACATCGAGTATGAATTTCCTTTTGGCTGGAAAGAGTTGGAAGGCATTCACAACCGCACGGATTTTGACCTCAAGCGGCACACGGAGTACTCCGGCAAAGATTTGCAATACTTTGACGACGCGACTCGCGAGCGTTTCACTCCTTATATTATTGAAACCTCGGCTGGGTGTGACCGGACCCTGCTCACCTGTCTGGTCGACGCTTACGATGAAGAGGAGTTGGAAAAAGACTCCAGAACCGTGTTACGCCTTTCCCCCAAAATCGCACCGATTAAAGCGGGTATTTTCCCCCTTGTTAAAAAAGATGGCATGCCGGAAATCGCGCACAAAATCACCGATGACTTAAAGAAGCACATGCCGGTCTTTTACGATGAAGGCGGCGCAGTCGGTCGCCGCTACCGCCGACAGGATGAAGCCGGTACACCTTTCTGCATCACCGTGGATTCCCAGACTTTAGAGGACAACACAGTGACGGTACGCGAAAGAGATTCGATGCAGCAAGATCGGGTGGCCGATGATAAGCTTTTGGAGTTTTTGAAAGAAAGGATTTAA